TGACCTCGGCGGCGTTGGTGATCGGGGTGATCGCTACCCTGGTGCTCGGCGTGGTGCCGGGGCCGCTGCTTGAGCTGGCCAGCGGCGCTGCTGACTTCGTCCGGTAGCCGTTCAGGACTGATTTCAGCGAGGGCCGGTCCACGCCTGTGGGCTGGCCCTCGCCGCGTATCCCCGGTCCGGTGCAGGTAGAGCCCGTGTGGCATGGTGGAGACGTGGTGATTCGGGGTGACGAGCGTTCAGGTGCCACCGGTTCCGGCGGTCGCCGGGACAGGCTCGGCGCGGGTCAGTTCGGCGCGCTCGGCCTGCATCTCGCCGACGCCCGCAGCGAGGAGTCCGTGCTGGGGCTGCTGGAGGCCGTGGAGGCGGAGCTGCGGGAGACCGTGGCCAGTGCCGACCCGTTCGTGACCGAGGCGGCCCGTCACCTGGTGGAGGCCGGCGGCAAGCGGTTCCGGCCGCTGCTGGTGGCGCTGGGCGCCCAGTTCGGCGATCCGGTCCGCGCGCAGGTCGTCTCGGCCGCCGTGGTGGTGGAGCTGACCCACCTCGCCACGCTCTACCACGACGACGTGATGGACGAGGCGTCGGTGCGCCGGGGCGCGCCGAGCGCAAACTCCCGCTGGACCAACTCGGTCGCCATCCTGGTCGGTGACTACCTCTTCGCCCGCGCCGCAGACGTCGCCGCCGAGCTGGGCCCCGAGGCGGTACGCCTCCAGGCGCGTACCTTCGCCCGGCTGGTGCACGGTCAGATCGCCGAGACCGTCGGTCCGCGCGACGACGACCCGGTGGCGCACTACCTGCGGGTGATCGCGGAGAAGACCGGTTCGCTTATCGCCACCAGCGCACACTTCGGCGGTCTGTTCAGCGGGGCCGCGCCGGAGCACGTGGCGGCGCTTGCCGGCTACGGCGAGACCATCGGGGTGGCGTTCCAGCTCTCCGACGACCTGCTCGACATCGCCAGTGAGTCGGCGGAGTCCGGCAAGACCCCCGGCACCGATCTGCGCGAGGGGGTGCCGACTCTTCCGGTGCTCTACGCCCTCGGATCGGACGACGCGGACGCCGCGTCCGTGCGGCTGCGGGAGATCCTGGCCACCGGCCCGCTTACCGACGACGCCCTGCACGCCGAGGCGCTCGGCCTGCTCCGGGAGAGCCCGGCGCTCAAGCGGGCCCGCGAAACCGTGCGCAGCTACGCCGAGGACGCCCGCGCCCAACTCGCCCCCCTGCCGGACACTCCGGCCCGGCGTGCGCTCGAATCCCTCTGCAACCACATCGCCGACCGCACCAACTGATCCCCACCGCAGACCGGCGTTGATCGAGAGCGTCCGGTCGCCGGGCGCCGCGCTGCTCGACGCGAACTTCTTGATCAGCCCCGGGTGGGGGCGGGCAGAAGGCGGGTGGCGGTGAGCATCAGGGCAGCGGCCAGGAGCATGGCCCCGGCCGCCGTGAGCCACATGGCGGAATAGCCGGTGGTGGCGGCCAGCGGGCCCAGGGTGAGTGGGCCGAGGCAGCCGCCCGCGTACACCCCGGTCTGGGTGATCGAGGTGGCAGCGGCCGGGGCCTGCGGATGCAGCCGGACCACGGCGAAGTTCATCAGCCCCGGCCAGGACCAGCCCAGACCGAAGCCGAGCAGTACGCCCACCACAAGTGCCCCGGGGCCGGCAAGCGCGAGCAGGCCCAGGCCCACGGCACCGACGACAAGCATGCCGGCGATCACCGACACCTGCCCACCGGAGCGACGGTCGGCCAGCCAGCCGACGCCGACCCGGGCGGCGACGCAGACCGCGCTGCCGAGGGTCAGGGTGAGCCCGGCCAGCGCCG
This DNA window, taken from Micromonospora sp. FIMYZ51, encodes the following:
- a CDS encoding polyprenyl synthetase family protein, which gives rise to MVIRGDERSGATGSGGRRDRLGAGQFGALGLHLADARSEESVLGLLEAVEAELRETVASADPFVTEAARHLVEAGGKRFRPLLVALGAQFGDPVRAQVVSAAVVVELTHLATLYHDDVMDEASVRRGAPSANSRWTNSVAILVGDYLFARAADVAAELGPEAVRLQARTFARLVHGQIAETVGPRDDDPVAHYLRVIAEKTGSLIATSAHFGGLFSGAAPEHVAALAGYGETIGVAFQLSDDLLDIASESAESGKTPGTDLREGVPTLPVLYALGSDDADAASVRLREILATGPLTDDALHAEALGLLRESPALKRARETVRSYAEDARAQLAPLPDTPARRALESLCNHIADRTN